One window from the genome of Hyalangium ruber encodes:
- a CDS encoding ABC transporter substrate-binding protein yields MACPVTDYISRNSLDQAIFIPKLFQGFAELKEALLSNRMQAGFIVAPMAMALRSQGVPIKIVYLGHRYGSAVVVRKGGPIREVKDLQGRTVAIPSRFSDERLILSRALRTVGLPADSIKLVEMPPPEMTSALEAGAIDAFSVGEPFPSQAEMTDVGEVLFHAKEYWPDYISCVLVVRQEVIDARPQAVQVLVDGVARSGLWLDEGRENREYAADFVGRYYFRQPPSLLRWALTHPMDRVLYSPLTPTQPDFELIQSLMLEHELLDRPMAFEEYVDIRFAEGAREETAWRYHPWRQEEE; encoded by the coding sequence CTGGCCTGCCCGGTCACCGATTACATCTCCCGCAATTCGCTCGATCAGGCGATTTTCATTCCCAAGCTGTTCCAGGGCTTCGCCGAGCTGAAGGAAGCCCTCCTGTCGAATCGGATGCAGGCGGGGTTCATCGTTGCACCGATGGCCATGGCCCTGCGGTCGCAGGGCGTCCCAATCAAGATCGTCTATCTCGGACACCGGTACGGCTCCGCCGTGGTGGTCCGCAAGGGTGGACCCATCCGCGAGGTGAAGGACTTGCAGGGCCGCACCGTGGCCATTCCCAGCCGCTTCTCGGACGAGCGGCTCATCCTCTCTCGCGCGCTGCGCACGGTGGGGCTGCCGGCCGACTCCATCAAGTTGGTGGAGATGCCGCCGCCGGAGATGACCAGCGCGCTGGAGGCGGGCGCCATCGACGCGTTCTCCGTGGGAGAGCCGTTCCCCTCGCAGGCGGAGATGACGGACGTGGGCGAGGTGCTCTTCCACGCCAAGGAGTACTGGCCGGACTACATCTCGTGCGTGCTGGTGGTGCGCCAGGAGGTCATCGACGCGCGGCCCCAGGCGGTGCAGGTGCTGGTGGACGGGGTGGCGCGCTCGGGGCTGTGGCTGGACGAGGGGCGGGAGAACCGCGAGTACGCGGCGGACTTCGTGGGCCGCTACTACTTCCGGCAGCCACCCTCGCTGCTGCGCTGGGCGCTGACCCACCCCATGGATCGGGTGCTGTACTCGCCGCTCACGCCCACCCAGCCGGACTTCGAGCTGATCCAGAGCCTGATGCTCGAGCACGAGCTGCTCGATCGGCCCATGGCCTTCGAGGAGTACGTGGACATTCGCTTCGCCGAGGGGGCCCGCGAGGAGACCGCGTGGCGCTACCACCCCTGGCGACAAGAGGAGGAGTGA
- a CDS encoding methyltransferase, with product MSELVASPRALLHLLFNGARAIDVVETAWRLGLLQALEAGPVTLGALSERFGLMPKRLYKFLDCLESLGLVKREQPTHALEDARYTGVRGLNEAAERVVGPASLERDRDANFPWRQNHGHLVEVLRGERHVPPEVFDWPPNTPEKVARFEASMAAGLGPILEAFGSHGAALWLPGQRLLDVGGGDGTMAAALLAAHPELTVDVYNLPATEGLVVRTQEKHGLGERLGFVGGDFLREPLPRGYDAMAFVRVLHDWPWETARMLMKKAYEALPAGGRILICEEFRNSERMAAQFFYSYFLVGIDSCVSRLCDVEAYRGALREVGFKPPEVLPGPFELIVAEKP from the coding sequence ATGAGTGAGCTGGTCGCCTCGCCGCGCGCGCTGCTGCACCTGCTGTTCAACGGCGCGCGGGCCATCGACGTGGTGGAGACGGCCTGGCGCCTGGGGCTGCTCCAGGCGCTGGAGGCGGGCCCGGTGACGCTCGGAGCGCTGAGCGAGCGCTTCGGGCTGATGCCCAAGCGCCTCTACAAGTTCCTCGACTGCCTGGAGAGCCTGGGCCTGGTGAAGCGCGAGCAGCCCACGCACGCGCTGGAGGATGCGCGCTACACGGGGGTGCGCGGCCTGAACGAGGCGGCCGAGCGGGTGGTGGGGCCTGCCTCGCTGGAGCGGGACCGGGACGCCAACTTCCCCTGGCGCCAGAACCACGGGCACCTGGTGGAGGTGCTGCGCGGAGAGCGCCACGTGCCCCCCGAGGTGTTCGACTGGCCGCCGAACACGCCCGAGAAGGTGGCGCGCTTCGAGGCCAGCATGGCGGCGGGGCTGGGCCCCATCCTCGAGGCGTTCGGCTCGCACGGCGCGGCGCTGTGGCTGCCGGGGCAGCGGCTGCTGGACGTGGGCGGCGGAGACGGGACGATGGCGGCCGCGCTGCTGGCGGCGCACCCCGAGCTTACCGTGGATGTGTACAACCTGCCGGCCACGGAGGGGCTGGTGGTCCGCACCCAGGAGAAGCACGGACTGGGCGAGCGGCTGGGCTTCGTGGGCGGGGACTTCCTGCGCGAGCCGCTGCCGCGGGGCTATGACGCGATGGCCTTCGTGCGCGTGCTCCATGACTGGCCCTGGGAGACGGCGCGCATGTTGATGAAGAAGGCCTACGAGGCGTTGCCCGCCGGGGGCCGAATCCTCATCTGCGAGGAGTTCCGCAACTCCGAGCGCATGGCGGCCCAATTCTTCTACTCGTACTTCCTGGTGGGAATCGACAGCTGCGTCAGCCGCCTGTGCGACGTGGAGGCCTACCGCGGCGCCCTCAGGGAGGTGGGCTTCAAGCCTCCCGAGGTGCTGCCCGGCCCCTTCGAGCTCATCGTCGCCGAGAAGCCATGA
- a CDS encoding response regulator transcription factor has translation MGILEDQQVFMESLVSVFESAGMEVVARCSNVEDFLSSTQKHPPDVALVDLRLEHRERDVVGDGCRAVELLHDFHPNVRPLVLSANRDAQLIERCFRAGAAGYLCKLNVGCSAVLEAVQRVARGERLAPPDLFPMASVQDDASTARGALGRLTSREREVLSYIAAGADNLKIAVCLNITERTVKAHITSIYQKLDVENRTQMAMLACKLGIERPATL, from the coding sequence GTGGGCATCTTGGAAGACCAGCAGGTCTTCATGGAGAGCCTGGTCTCGGTCTTCGAGAGCGCGGGCATGGAGGTGGTGGCCCGTTGCTCGAACGTGGAAGATTTCCTGTCGAGTACGCAGAAGCATCCGCCGGATGTGGCGCTGGTGGACCTTCGGTTGGAGCACCGGGAGCGCGACGTGGTGGGAGACGGCTGCCGGGCGGTGGAGTTGCTGCATGACTTCCACCCGAACGTGCGCCCGCTGGTGCTGTCGGCGAACCGGGATGCGCAATTGATCGAGCGCTGCTTCCGGGCGGGAGCGGCCGGCTACCTGTGCAAGCTGAACGTGGGGTGCTCGGCGGTGCTCGAGGCGGTACAGCGGGTGGCGCGCGGCGAGCGGCTGGCGCCTCCGGATCTGTTCCCCATGGCCTCCGTGCAGGATGACGCTTCGACAGCGCGAGGGGCGCTGGGGCGGCTCACGTCACGCGAGCGGGAGGTGTTGAGCTACATCGCCGCGGGCGCGGACAACCTGAAGATCGCCGTCTGCCTGAACATCACCGAGCGCACGGTGAAGGCCCACATCACCAGCATCTACCAGAAGCTGGACGTGGAGAACCGCACGCAGATGGCGATGCTGGCATGCAAGCTGGGGATCGAGCGCCCGGCAACCCTCTGA
- a CDS encoding CheR family methyltransferase — MASKPPRDNDLEAILEKVRQVRNFDFRNYKRATLQRRIERRMNATRCRTRGAYLALLEREPNEINTLVSSMLIKLTTFFRDPEVWVSLEKVLKELARKRRPDQELRIWSAGCATGEEAYSIAIAAAEALGPGMPGPELKVFATDVDEAAIAFARRGVYTAQQLEGCSKERLARWFTPSSGGHTVRKEIRRSVVFGVNNLVSDAPVSRIDLILCRNVFIYLDADLQKRVLARFHFAARREGILVLGRSELIPFAARLFEPVDLPRRIYRKDGRQEFALAPPEPLPVPDPPSPAHVLATVNAQDTQRNFLRGIIDSQICPIIVTDAEGTVKLTNQAATRLWSRSEAELAGKRLASLGLPGLNPDLLVEQTARVRVGRSEREVADGVLETPGAEPTTLRAQVVALRTATGETQGLIYVAHDVTSLRGLEQSFQRATEELNAANLRLQTSNEELRASNEELETTNEELQSANEELQTTNEELQSTNEELETTNEELQSTNAELDATNRELAHRTHEMDALAFSQRTIIRTLSAGVIVLDAQGRISTWNLAAERLLGLTEREAVGQVLWTLNVPALARAVQMRIRKHLSENRSLRQEEISYQLPHGGRGRATLVATPLIMDSTLLGAIILFEDTTRASALAQENRELKERLKK, encoded by the coding sequence ATGGCCAGCAAGCCCCCGCGCGATAACGACCTGGAAGCCATCCTGGAGAAGGTCCGGCAGGTCCGGAATTTCGACTTTCGCAACTACAAGCGGGCCACGCTCCAGCGCCGCATCGAGCGGAGGATGAACGCCACGCGCTGCCGCACCCGCGGCGCCTACCTGGCCCTGCTCGAACGGGAGCCAAACGAGATCAACACCCTGGTCTCGTCCATGCTCATCAAGCTCACCACCTTCTTTCGGGATCCGGAGGTGTGGGTCAGCTTGGAAAAGGTGCTCAAGGAGCTGGCGCGCAAGCGGCGGCCGGACCAGGAGCTGCGCATCTGGAGCGCCGGCTGCGCCACGGGGGAAGAGGCCTACTCCATCGCCATCGCGGCGGCCGAGGCGCTGGGCCCTGGCATGCCTGGGCCAGAGCTGAAGGTGTTCGCCACGGACGTGGACGAGGCCGCCATCGCCTTCGCTCGCCGGGGTGTCTACACCGCCCAGCAGCTCGAGGGCTGCTCGAAGGAGCGCCTGGCGCGCTGGTTCACCCCCTCCAGCGGCGGCCACACGGTGCGCAAGGAGATCCGCCGCTCGGTTGTCTTCGGGGTGAACAACCTGGTCTCCGACGCGCCCGTCTCCCGGATCGATCTCATCCTCTGCCGCAACGTCTTCATCTACCTGGACGCGGACCTGCAGAAGCGGGTGCTGGCGCGCTTCCACTTCGCCGCGCGCCGGGAGGGCATCCTCGTGTTGGGGCGCTCGGAACTCATCCCCTTCGCGGCCCGGCTCTTCGAGCCGGTGGACCTGCCCCGGCGCATCTACCGCAAGGATGGGCGGCAGGAGTTCGCCCTGGCTCCCCCCGAGCCGCTGCCCGTACCCGACCCGCCGTCCCCAGCGCACGTCTTGGCAACCGTGAACGCCCAGGACACGCAGCGCAACTTCCTGCGCGGCATCATCGACTCGCAGATCTGCCCCATCATCGTCACCGACGCCGAAGGCACGGTGAAGCTCACCAATCAGGCCGCCACCCGGCTCTGGTCCCGGAGCGAGGCAGAGCTGGCGGGCAAGCGCCTGGCGTCGCTCGGGCTCCCCGGGCTGAACCCAGACCTGCTGGTCGAGCAGACGGCCCGGGTGCGCGTAGGCCGCTCCGAGCGCGAGGTAGCCGACGGGGTGTTGGAGACTCCTGGGGCGGAGCCCACCACGCTGCGCGCCCAGGTGGTGGCCCTGCGCACCGCGACGGGCGAGACGCAGGGCCTCATCTACGTGGCGCATGACGTGACGAGCCTGCGCGGCCTGGAGCAGAGCTTCCAGCGCGCCACCGAGGAGCTGAACGCCGCCAACCTGCGGCTGCAGACCTCCAACGAGGAGCTGCGCGCCTCCAACGAGGAGCTGGAGACGACCAACGAGGAGCTCCAGAGCGCCAACGAGGAGCTGCAGACGACCAACGAGGAGCTCCAGTCCACCAACGAGGAGCTGGAGACGACCAACGAGGAGCTCCAGTCCACCAACGCCGAGCTGGATGCCACCAACCGCGAGCTGGCCCACCGCACCCATGAGATGGACGCGCTCGCCTTCAGCCAGCGCACCATCATCCGCACCCTCTCGGCGGGGGTCATCGTCCTGGACGCGCAGGGGCGCATCTCCACGTGGAACCTCGCCGCCGAGCGGCTGCTGGGCCTCACCGAGCGCGAGGCGGTGGGCCAGGTGCTGTGGACCCTGAATGTCCCCGCCCTGGCGCGCGCGGTGCAGATGCGCATCCGCAAGCACCTGAGCGAGAACCGCTCGCTGCGTCAGGAGGAGATCAGCTACCAGTTGCCCCATGGAGGCCGGGGCCGCGCCACGCTGGTGGCCACTCCCCTCATCATGGATTCCACCCTGCTGGGCGCCATCATCCTCTTCGAGGACACCACGCGCGCCTCGGCCCTGGCGCAGGAGAACCGCGAACTCAAGGAGCGCCTCAAGAAATGA
- a CDS encoding hybrid sensor histidine kinase/response regulator — MSPRRTAPPPAETLPPAPRPAEPRDGLLRKYQELFAKHAALVQRLELRTDEHVSSYRLSTWALETSASALALLRGSVVLLANRRWHELSRDSFWRRVRQDKLSGEGLCTLRQVAEAASLTLRGMDSQGPLVERYQEHGGERTLEVRTERVAMHRKPGTHHAVLVLAHDITEQVRSEQELERARETLHEQEHLRALGEMASGVAHDLNNTLNAMRLRLELTQRDATFTPSQRAHLDAMSRIVNDASTRIHRLQDFARQRVEPDSEQVQLADVVQEAVEIAHSEMEHRAAHSSLSLRLVVEVPSLPLVHGSATDLRYVFINLLLNARDAMPHGGTIRVRGGVQQDKVVITVEDEGTGIPAEHLRSIFRPFFTTKGRQGTGLGLSMAYGVMARAGGTIHAANRPGGGAVFTLCFPLLEQSALAALPAPAAPPPVTQPALTGRVLVVDDDPSNLEVTLLAIQSQGPSAEGVRSGQEALERLRQGQRYSLVLCDIGLRGMDGWQVASKARALDRKLPIYLMTGSTLDFDPKDRRLRSIKGVLLKPLGLTRLREMLAQTAPPMPSKAQARKRAARPGGKPKR, encoded by the coding sequence ATGAGCCCCCGCCGCACCGCCCCTCCGCCCGCTGAGACGCTCCCACCGGCCCCGCGTCCCGCGGAGCCGCGGGATGGGCTGCTGCGCAAGTACCAGGAGCTGTTCGCCAAGCACGCGGCGCTGGTTCAGCGGCTGGAGCTGCGAACCGACGAGCACGTCTCCTCCTACCGGCTGTCCACCTGGGCGCTGGAGACGAGCGCGAGCGCGCTGGCGCTGCTGCGGGGGAGCGTCGTGCTGCTGGCCAACCGCCGCTGGCATGAGCTGTCGCGCGATAGCTTCTGGAGACGGGTTCGGCAGGACAAGCTCTCGGGAGAAGGGCTGTGTACGCTGCGGCAGGTAGCGGAAGCCGCGTCCCTGACCCTTCGCGGCATGGACAGCCAGGGCCCTCTGGTGGAGCGCTACCAGGAACATGGCGGAGAGCGGACGTTGGAGGTGCGCACCGAGCGGGTGGCCATGCACCGCAAGCCGGGCACCCACCATGCGGTGCTGGTGCTGGCTCACGACATCACCGAGCAGGTGCGCTCCGAGCAGGAGCTGGAGCGCGCCCGGGAGACGCTCCACGAGCAGGAGCACCTGCGAGCCCTGGGCGAGATGGCCTCGGGGGTGGCGCACGATCTCAACAACACCCTCAATGCCATGAGGCTGCGGCTGGAGCTGACCCAGCGGGACGCGACGTTCACCCCCAGCCAGCGCGCCCACCTGGATGCGATGTCGCGCATCGTCAACGACGCCAGCACCCGCATCCACCGCCTCCAGGACTTCGCGCGGCAGCGGGTCGAGCCGGACTCCGAGCAGGTGCAACTGGCCGACGTCGTTCAAGAGGCGGTGGAGATCGCCCACAGCGAAATGGAGCACCGCGCGGCCCATTCGAGCCTCTCGCTGCGCCTCGTGGTGGAAGTGCCCTCACTGCCGCTGGTGCATGGCTCGGCGACGGACCTGCGCTACGTCTTCATCAACCTGCTGCTCAACGCGCGCGACGCGATGCCACACGGGGGCACCATCCGCGTGCGCGGCGGCGTCCAGCAGGACAAAGTCGTCATCACCGTGGAGGACGAGGGCACGGGCATTCCCGCCGAGCACCTGCGCAGCATCTTCCGGCCCTTCTTCACCACCAAGGGCAGGCAAGGCACGGGCCTGGGCCTGTCCATGGCCTATGGCGTCATGGCGCGCGCGGGGGGCACCATCCACGCCGCCAACCGCCCGGGTGGGGGCGCGGTCTTCACCCTCTGCTTTCCGCTGTTGGAGCAAAGCGCCCTGGCGGCGCTCCCGGCTCCCGCGGCGCCCCCCCCCGTCACTCAACCCGCTCTCACGGGCCGGGTGCTCGTCGTTGACGACGACCCCTCCAACCTCGAGGTGACCCTGCTGGCCATCCAGTCCCAGGGGCCGAGCGCCGAAGGGGTGCGCAGCGGGCAGGAGGCGCTGGAGCGGCTTCGCCAGGGCCAGCGCTACAGCCTGGTGCTCTGCGACATCGGACTGCGGGGAATGGACGGGTGGCAGGTGGCAAGCAAGGCGCGGGCGCTCGACCGCAAGCTCCCCATCTACCTCATGACGGGCTCCACGCTGGACTTCGATCCGAAGGATCGGCGGCTGCGCTCCATCAAGGGAGTGCTCCTCAAGCCGCTGGGGCTCACCCGGCTGCGGGAGATGCTCGCCCAGACCGCTCCGCCCATGCCCTCCAAGGCCCAGGCACGCAAGCGTGCCGCGCGCCCAGGCGGGAAACCGAAGCGGTGA
- a CDS encoding chemotaxis protein CheB produces MAQRNTRDIIVIGASMGGVEALSELVAQLPEDLPAAVCIVLHVAADHRSFLPEILTRIGPLRASHPQDHEPLLHGHIYVAPNDRHLLVEPGHVRVVKGPLENGHRPAVDPLFRSAARAYGPRVVGVVLTGALNCGTAGLLAVKNQGGLAVVQDPDDAACPDMPRSAMEYVEVDHSVPLRAMGALLGKLVRSPARMKRKRPVSRLLDQEVKVMAGHPEATNQPPAGGNPSHFACPDCGGVLFEMDDTGMLRYRCRVGHGYTAESLIHEQVTHVDSAMWAAVRALEENAALARRLAAQAREREHLHSARRYETRAETAEHQARVLRGLAMRTASVDAQLPSPVPAEDDVREKSG; encoded by the coding sequence ATGGCCCAGCGCAATACCCGCGACATCATCGTCATCGGTGCCTCGATGGGAGGCGTCGAGGCCCTGTCGGAGCTCGTCGCGCAGTTGCCCGAGGACTTGCCGGCCGCCGTCTGCATCGTCCTGCATGTGGCCGCGGACCACCGCAGCTTCCTGCCGGAGATTCTTACCCGTATCGGCCCGCTGCGCGCCTCGCATCCCCAGGACCACGAGCCGCTGCTGCATGGCCACATCTACGTGGCGCCCAATGATCGACACCTGCTCGTGGAGCCCGGCCATGTGCGGGTGGTGAAGGGGCCGCTGGAGAATGGCCACCGCCCCGCGGTGGATCCGCTCTTCCGCTCGGCGGCGCGCGCCTATGGGCCGCGCGTGGTGGGCGTGGTGCTGACGGGGGCGCTCAACTGTGGCACGGCGGGATTGCTCGCGGTGAAGAACCAGGGAGGCCTGGCGGTGGTGCAGGATCCCGACGACGCCGCCTGTCCGGACATGCCGCGCAGCGCGATGGAGTACGTGGAGGTGGACCACAGCGTGCCGCTGCGCGCGATGGGCGCCCTGCTGGGAAAGCTGGTTCGATCGCCGGCGCGCATGAAGCGCAAGCGTCCCGTCTCCCGCCTCTTGGACCAGGAGGTCAAGGTGATGGCGGGCCACCCCGAGGCCACCAACCAGCCCCCCGCGGGGGGCAACCCCTCACACTTCGCCTGCCCGGACTGTGGGGGCGTGCTCTTCGAGATGGATGACACGGGGATGCTGCGCTACCGCTGCCGCGTCGGCCATGGGTACACGGCCGAGTCGTTGATCCACGAGCAGGTGACGCACGTGGACTCGGCGATGTGGGCCGCCGTGCGGGCGCTCGAGGAGAACGCGGCGCTGGCCCGGCGCCTGGCGGCGCAAGCCCGCGAGCGCGAGCACCTGCACTCGGCTCGGCGCTACGAGACGCGGGCCGAGACGGCCGAGCATCAGGCGCGGGTCCTCCGGGGCCTGGCGATGAGGACCGCCTCGGTGGACGCGCAACTGCCTTCTCCGGTACCCGCGGAGGACGACGTCCGGGAGAAGTCAGGGTAG
- a CDS encoding response regulator has product MSETKIRVLVVDDDQDQLVLAERSLSSYGFEVKTHRSSLGVSNLVRSVAPDLVLLDVNIPALSGDKVLSLARAQAPLGTKFILYSASDESKLRSLALSSGADGYISKSVQGADLAKKLTDLYKRGRTGTTAATPK; this is encoded by the coding sequence ATGTCGGAAACAAAGATCCGCGTCCTCGTCGTCGACGACGACCAGGATCAGCTCGTGCTCGCCGAGCGCTCGCTCTCGTCTTACGGCTTCGAGGTGAAGACGCACCGCTCTTCGCTGGGCGTCTCCAATCTGGTGCGCTCCGTCGCGCCGGACCTGGTGCTGCTGGACGTGAACATCCCGGCGCTGAGCGGGGACAAGGTGCTGTCGCTGGCGCGCGCGCAGGCGCCGCTGGGCACCAAGTTCATCCTCTATTCCGCCTCGGATGAGTCCAAGCTGCGCTCGCTGGCGCTGTCCTCCGGCGCCGACGGCTACATCTCCAAGAGCGTGCAGGGCGCGGACCTGGCCAAGAAGCTGACGGACCTGTACAAGCGCGGCCGCACGGGCACCACCGCGGCCACTCCCAAGTAG
- a CDS encoding ABC1 kinase family protein — protein MASDSDDKLPPQGRFQRFRKLAGLSAQLGADVLKSGAKRLAGQESELLTKGMADKLVATLGDLKGAAMKFGQAISMDPDLLTPEVRQVLARLQNQAPAMGYDTVARVIRQELGAAPEALFREFDREPLAAASLGQVHRAVLEDGRPVAVKVQYPGVADSLHGDLDNLGMVVKTVSKTSKVMDGTAYFSEMREELLLELDYRREARLCQGFVQSAARFSDLKVPEVVSERSSERVLTLELLEGQTLKDWVVGEPSPEERFRVSRQLIRAIYGPFLCAGEIHADPHPGNFMVMKDGRLGLLDFGSIKRFSERFVDANRRMFLGAMKLESMDILGLSREVGFHVELPDSEAEALIREILHIAGRPMRSPDYDFATCEISRDMKQHFAKNAVRFLKIRPPPEAVMFFRSTGGLAQNLRLIGAQGDFRGVYLEVANLLA, from the coding sequence ATGGCCTCCGACTCCGACGACAAGCTCCCGCCCCAGGGGCGCTTCCAACGCTTCCGCAAGCTCGCGGGCCTGTCCGCCCAGCTCGGCGCGGACGTGCTCAAGAGCGGCGCCAAGCGCCTCGCGGGACAGGAGTCGGAGCTGCTCACCAAGGGCATGGCCGACAAGCTCGTCGCCACCCTGGGGGACCTCAAGGGCGCCGCCATGAAGTTCGGCCAGGCCATCTCCATGGACCCGGACCTGCTCACCCCCGAGGTGCGCCAGGTGCTCGCCCGCCTGCAGAACCAGGCGCCCGCCATGGGCTATGACACCGTGGCCCGCGTCATCCGCCAGGAGCTTGGCGCTGCCCCCGAGGCCCTCTTCCGCGAGTTCGACCGCGAGCCCCTCGCCGCCGCCTCCCTGGGCCAGGTACACCGCGCCGTGCTCGAGGACGGGCGCCCCGTCGCCGTGAAGGTGCAGTACCCCGGCGTGGCCGACTCCCTCCATGGCGACCTCGACAACCTGGGCATGGTGGTGAAGACCGTCTCCAAGACGTCCAAGGTGATGGACGGCACCGCCTACTTCTCGGAGATGCGCGAAGAGCTGCTCCTGGAGCTGGACTACCGCCGCGAGGCCCGCCTCTGTCAGGGCTTCGTCCAGAGCGCCGCGCGTTTCTCGGACCTCAAGGTCCCCGAGGTCGTCTCCGAGCGCTCCTCCGAGCGCGTCCTCACCCTCGAGCTGCTGGAGGGCCAGACGCTCAAGGACTGGGTGGTGGGCGAGCCTTCGCCCGAGGAGCGCTTCCGCGTCTCGCGCCAGCTCATCCGCGCCATCTACGGGCCCTTCCTCTGCGCCGGGGAAATCCACGCCGACCCGCACCCCGGCAACTTCATGGTCATGAAGGACGGGCGCCTGGGGCTGTTGGACTTCGGCTCCATCAAGCGCTTCTCCGAGCGCTTCGTGGACGCCAACCGCCGCATGTTCCTCGGCGCCATGAAGCTGGAGTCCATGGACATCCTCGGCCTGAGCCGCGAGGTGGGCTTCCACGTGGAGCTGCCCGACTCGGAGGCCGAGGCGCTCATCCGCGAAATCCTCCACATCGCCGGCCGCCCCATGCGCAGCCCGGACTACGACTTCGCCACGTGCGAGATCAGCCGCGACATGAAGCAGCACTTCGCCAAGAACGCGGTGCGCTTCCTGAAGATCCGCCCGCCTCCCGAAGCGGTGATGTTCTTCCGCTCCACGGGAGGGCTGGCGCAGAACCTGCGGCTCATTGGCGCGCAGGGAGACTTCCGCGGCGTGTACCTGGAAGTCGCGAACCTGCTGGCCTGA
- a CDS encoding Tox-REase-5 domain-containing protein, whose protein sequence is MFSRRIPRAVVLFLLLLSACATAPSSKGASSRRRPSCGFGGGCAFFNQVHRSVSMPRPAPRTSEPSGGLAPIEARHVDVDYLSGLLVRAGVPPTALPRDRRPLTPAQAIALLNQVLEAQVPLKDFGPWRMAVYLLLEVVHGGAAVPPPTLRERMARFAPLLVLRPDGYLVRATTGRAVQQAGQMRFEGGALRAEGFAVGPFYLPRQGFLYPVDETLEIHPDAVLAGVYVPDEDTLGPMLEGVEQAAVDSITGLLSVVQHPSESLEALARLPSVVRTLVENSPQYYQHFQAVSHGERVRLVSRLVTNVALVCLTAEAGSARVASAGNALGNLRVPVLSLSARGTLALEQVVVPAGRVVTAVSAAPGALYIVHMAGRGAGGGGGNGEGGSSWKPPIGGPGRWIQKNEAMLAPAKRYQAQVGRAPEGWVYRVEHAGEKADLDDFTGTKLVEAKEPGYAKFLDDELSPLDFFEGFREMIATARRQYRVAQNTPLQWIVAEKRLADYLRKAFAQAGLRIEVVHIPAQP, encoded by the coding sequence ATGTTCTCACGTCGTATTCCCAGAGCGGTGGTGCTGTTCCTCCTGCTGCTCTCCGCGTGCGCCACGGCCCCGTCCTCGAAAGGGGCTTCCAGCCGACGCCGCCCTTCCTGTGGGTTTGGCGGCGGCTGCGCCTTCTTCAATCAAGTACACAGGTCCGTGAGCATGCCCCGGCCGGCGCCTCGCACGTCCGAACCCTCAGGGGGCCTGGCGCCCATCGAGGCCCGGCACGTGGACGTGGATTACCTCTCCGGGTTGCTGGTGCGCGCGGGCGTGCCTCCCACCGCGCTTCCCCGAGACCGGCGCCCGCTCACGCCAGCGCAGGCCATCGCGCTGCTGAATCAGGTGCTGGAGGCACAGGTGCCGTTGAAGGACTTCGGTCCCTGGCGCATGGCGGTGTACCTGCTGCTGGAGGTGGTACACGGCGGCGCGGCGGTCCCCCCCCCGACGCTGCGGGAGCGAATGGCCCGCTTCGCCCCGTTGCTGGTGCTTCGACCGGATGGCTACCTGGTGCGGGCCACCACCGGCAGGGCCGTGCAACAGGCGGGACAGATGCGCTTCGAGGGCGGCGCTCTTCGGGCCGAGGGCTTCGCGGTAGGGCCGTTCTACCTGCCGCGCCAGGGCTTCCTCTACCCGGTGGATGAGACGTTGGAGATCCATCCGGATGCGGTGCTGGCCGGAGTGTACGTGCCGGACGAGGACACCCTGGGACCGATGCTGGAAGGCGTCGAACAAGCGGCGGTGGACAGCATTACCGGCCTGCTCTCCGTGGTGCAGCACCCGAGCGAGAGCCTGGAGGCGCTGGCGCGGCTGCCAAGCGTGGTGCGCACCCTGGTGGAGAACTCTCCCCAGTACTACCAGCACTTCCAGGCCGTCTCCCATGGGGAGCGGGTACGCCTCGTCTCACGGCTGGTGACCAATGTGGCGCTGGTGTGCCTCACGGCGGAGGCAGGCAGTGCGCGCGTGGCCTCGGCGGGTAACGCGCTGGGCAACCTGCGCGTGCCAGTGCTGTCGCTGTCGGCGCGGGGCACGTTGGCGCTGGAGCAGGTGGTGGTGCCCGCGGGTCGCGTGGTGACGGCGGTGAGCGCTGCCCCCGGAGCGCTCTACATCGTCCACATGGCGGGCCGGGGCGCGGGCGGCGGGGGCGGAAACGGCGAAGGGGGCTCCTCCTGGAAGCCGCCGATTGGAGGCCCTGGGCGGTGGATTCAGAAGAACGAAGCGATGCTGGCCCCGGCAAAGCGCTACCAGGCGCAGGTGGGGCGTGCGCCGGAGGGCTGGGTGTACCGAGTGGAGCACGCGGGAGAAAAAGCGGATCTGGATGACTTCACCGGCACGAAGCTGGTGGAGGCCAAGGAGCCTGGCTACGCGAAGTTCCTGGATGATGAACTCAGTCCACTGGACTTCTTCGAAGGCTTTCGCGAGATGATCGCGACAGCACGGCGACAATATCGGGTCGCCCAGAACACACCCCTGCAATGGATTGTCGCGGAGAAGAGGCTTGCCGACTATCTCCGCAAGGCCTTCGCACAGGCAGGACTGCGTATCGAGGTAGTCCACATTCCCGCGCAACCGTGA